The following DNA comes from Amycolatopsis albispora.
CCAGGAGATCCTCGAATCGCGCATGACGGCACAAGAACGCCGTCGCGTCCACCACCACTACCTCAAGGGATCGCTGTTCTGTGGACGCTGCCAACGCGACGGCATCAAGCGGCGGATGATCATCCAACGGACCATCAACTCGAAGGGTGCCGAGTACCTGTACTTTTTCTGCCGCGGCCGGCAAAAGGGGCTGTGCCAAGCACCCCACGTCAACGTCACACTCGTCGAGGACGCGGTTGAGCGCCACTACTCCGCGATTCGCTTCAGCCAGCCGTTCATCGCTGACATGCGCGACCAGATCGATGCCGTGCTCGGCGAGCAGGAAAAGTCCGCACGCCTGCTGCGCAAGCAAATCACCACACAGCTCAAGGAACTCGACACGAAGGAGGAGAACTTGATCGACCTCGCCGCCGACAGCACGCTGCCTCGGACCAAGGTCAAGGAGAAGCTGCGCGACATCGCCCGCGAGCGCCGCCGGCTGGAGGAGCGCCTCGACACAGCCAACGCCGACCTCACCGACAGCGCCCAGCTCGTCAACGCCAGCCTTGCCCTCCTCGAACAGCCCGACCAGCTGTACCGACGCTGCAACGACCAACAGCGCCGCCTCCTCAACCAGGCGATCTTCCACGCCCTCTACATCGAGGACGACAAGATCACAGACGGTGAGCTCCGTGAACCCTTCGGCGAACTCCACGCCATCCAAGGTCAGCGGACCGCCGCATCCAACGCGGAGGACACAAACAAAAGGACCACCCGCAACGCGGGTGGTCCTTGCACGCCGTCAAGCGTCACGGTCCTACTTCGTGGCCTTCATTCAGGCACTTGTTCTAGTAAGACCCCTAGGGTGGAGCTGAGGGGAATCGAACCCCTGACCCCCGCCTTGCAAAGGCGGTGCTCTACCAATTGAGCTACAGCCCCGGGGCGAGCGGACACCGGCCGCTCGCCTGGGAAGTTCAGTTGTTCGCCGCGTCCGAGGTCTTGGCCGGGGCGCTGCCGTTGGTGGAAACGGCACCGAGCGGCTTGCCGGTCGGGGCGGTGGCTTCACGCCAGAGGTCGGCCTCGGCCTTCGCGTCCTTGTTGCGCTTCACGACGAAAAGAACGCCGGCCGCGACGACCGCGAGCGCCAACAGCTTCTTCACCTGAGGCCCCTCTCCACGAACACGATTCCTGCTCCGCTTGCCCGGTCGATGCTACTGCACCGCGCCGGGGTGCCGTTTGCGCGGTCCACCTCGGGGTAGCCGAAGCGGAGACGGGTTCGCCGACAGGAGGGACGAGATGACCAACCGGGACGAACAGCAGGAAGGCGTCAAGGGGGCCGTCGAGGACGTCAAGGGCCGCGTGAAGGAGACCGCCGGCACCTTCCTCGGCAACGACGACCTGCAACGCGAAGGCCAGGCCCAGCAGGACAAGGGCCGATCGCAGCAGGAGGTCGCCGACAAGGAGGACGAGCTGCGCCGGGCCAAGGACCAGGCCAGCATCGACGAAGCCAGGCAGCGGGCCGAGCAGTAGACCGGCCCGGACAAGGGCGGGGCGGGCTGCCCCGCCCTTGTTCCACGTGGAACCTCAGTCGATGCGGTCCTTGGTCTTCTCCACCACCAGGCGCACGTTTTCCACGCGGCCGCAGTTGGTCTTCAGCAGCGTGTCCCTGGCGACCAGGAAGGCCGCGCCCAGCTTGTCCCGCTCGCTCTGCGGCAGTTCCTCGCGGGCGTCGTTGAGCAGCGTCTGCTCTTCCTCGTTGACGTGGTGGTTGAGCACTTCGGCGAGTTCTTCCAGCTTCTCGTCGTAGTCGTCGCTATCGAGGTCTTCGACCTCGAGGAACTCCAGGAGCGCCTTGTTGATCTCGGCGTGCTCCTCCTCGCCGTGCTCCACCTCGTCGTCTTCGGAGGCCTTCTTCGCCAGCTGCGGGTAGACCTCGCGTTCCTCGGCTTCGCCGTGCGCCACGAGCAGCTGCGACAGGTCGTCGCGCAGTTTGGCCCGATCGGAGGTCTTGTCCCGCAGTCCGCGCATGAGCTCTTCGAACCTGCGGTGGTCGTTCAGGATCAGTTCGACGACGTCATCGGACATCGAGTGCCTCCAAGGCGAGCCGGTGGTGGTCAGCTACGCCAGTTAGTGCCCCGGGTGCACCGAAAAGAAACAACCCCCGCCACACGGTGACGGGGGTTCGTTCTCAGGGTGGGCCCACCAGGACTTGAACCTGGGACCTCTTCGTTATCAGCGAAGCGCTCTAACCGCCTGAGCTATGGGCCCTGGGAACGAGAAGAAGCCTACCCGATGCCCTTCCCGCCCCGTACACGGGGTCACTCCCGCTCGGAGAGCGTCACCTCCAGGCCACCGGCCAGGTCGGCGGAGACGTTGTAGATGAACGCGCTGACCGTGGCCAGCGCCGAGAGCAGCACGATGTTGATCGCGCCGATGATGGCCGCGATGCCGAACACGCGACCGGCGCTGATCAGCGGCTCGGCCGCGGTGGTGGTGCCCTCGCCCTGGACCAGCGAGGTGTAGGTGCCGTTCAGCTTCTCCCACACCCCCATGCCGTCGAGCACGGTGTACAGCACCCCGACCGCGACCAGCCAGACGAAGAACATCGCCACGCCGAGCACCAGCGACAGCTTCAGCACCGACCACGGGTCGAACCGCTTGATCTGCAGGCTCGCCCGCCGCGGGCCCCGGCCCGGCCGCCGCAGCGCGGTCGGCGCGGGCCGCTTGGCGCCGCCCGGCCTGGCCGCCGCCGACGGCGCCCCGCCGTCACCGCTGTCCCCGCCGAACAGCCGGGAGGTCGCCGAGCCGGTGGCCAGCGGCTGCTCCCCGCTGGGCGGGTTGTGGTCGTACTGCACCGGCGGGGGCGCGGCAGCCGGCTGGGCCTGCGTGGTTTCGGTGGCCACCGGCCACTTCTCCGAGACCGTCGCCTCGCTGCCCGACTCCGAATGCCCCGGAGCCGCCGGAGTGCCCGGGGACGCCGCGGGCGTGCCGCCTGCCGGAGTGGCCGGTGCCGAGCCGTTGCCCTCGTCCTTCGCCACGCGCTGCCACGGCGGCGTCGCCGGCCCTGCCGCCGTGCCGTTCGAGCCGTGGTTGTCGGGCTTGTCCGATGGTGTCACGAAGCGTCAGTCCTTACCGAGTCCGGAACCGCTACTCCTGCGGTTCCTGCGTGTCGTCTCCTCCGGCTGCACCGTTGACGTCTGACGGCTCGTCCGCGTTGCGCGCGACGGCGAGAAGGGTGGTGCCCTCCCCGAGGTTCATCAGTCGCACGCCCTTGGTCTGCCGGCCGGCCTTGCGCACCTGCTCCGCCGGGGTGCGGATGACGCCGCCGCTCGACGTGATGGCGTACAGCTCGTCGTCGACATCGACGATGAGTGCTGCCACCAGCCTGCCACGGCGCTGGTCGTGCTGGATGGTCAGAACGCCCTTGCCGCCGCGGCCCTGGATCGGGTAGTCCTCGATCGGGGTGCGCTTGGCATAGCCGCCGTCCGTGGCCACCAGCAGGAACTTGTCCGGGGCGACCACGTTGATGCCGAGCAGCTCGTCGCCGTCGTTGAACCGCATGCCCAGCACCCCCGAGGTGGCGCGGCCCATCGGCCGCAGCGCCTCGTCGGTGGCGTGGAAGCGGATGGACTGGCCGTCCGAGGAGACCAGCAGCAGGTCGTCCTCGGCGGAGACCAGCACCGCGCCGACCAGCTCGTCGCCCTCGCGGAGGTTGACGCCGATCAGCCCGCCCGAGCGGTTCGAGTCGAAGTCGGCCAGCTTGGTCTTCTTGACCAGGCCCTTCCTCGTCGCCAGCACCAGGTACGGCGCGACCTGGTAGTCCTTGATCTGGATGACGCTGGCGATCTGCTCGTCCGGCTGGAAGGCCAGCAGGTTCGCCACGTGCTGACCGCGCGCGTTGCGGTTGGCCTCCGGCAGGTCGTAGGCCTTCGCGCGGTAGACCCGGCCCTTGTTCGTGAAGAACAGGATCCAGTCGTGCGTGGAGCAGACGAAGAAGTGCTGGACGATGTCGTCCTGCTTGAGCGTGGCGCCCTGCACGCCCTTGCCGCCGCGCTTCTGCGAGCGGTACAGATCGGTTTTCGTCCGCTTGGCGTACCCGGTACGGGTGATGGTGACCACCACGTCCTCGACCGCGATCAGGTCTTCGATGGAGACGTCGCCGTCGAACGGGATGATCTGGGTGCGCCGGTCGTCGCCGTACTTGCCGACCACCTCGGTCAGCTCGTCGGCGATGATCTGCCGCTGGCGCTCCGGCTTCTCCAGGATGTCCTTCAGGTCGGCGATCTCGGCCTCGATCCTGGCCAGCTCGTCGACGATCTTCTGGCGTTCCAGCGCGGCCAGCCGGCGCAGCTGCATGTCGAGGATGGCGACCGCCTGCACCTCGTCCACGTCGAGCAGCTCGATC
Coding sequences within:
- the gyrA gene encoding DNA gyrase subunit A, which gives rise to MTETLPPENDRVEPVDIQQEMQRSYIDYAMSVIVSRALPDVRDGLKPVHRRVLYSMYDSGFRPERGYNKCSRVVGDVMGNYHPHGDSAIYDALVRLAQPWSMRYPLIDGQGNFGSSGNDPAAAMRYTESRLAPLAMEMLRDIDEDTVDFSDNYDGRTQEPDVLPSRFPNLLVNGGSGIAVGMATNIPPHNLREVADGVIWALEHPDASEDELLAALLQRIKGPDFPTKGLILGHAGIEDAYRTGRGSVRMRAVVEVEEDAKGRTILVVTELPYQVNPDNLVENIANLVRDGKLTGIADIADESNSRRGMRIVVTLKRDAVAKVVLNNLYKHTQLQYNFGVNMLALVDGVPRTLRLDQIIRHYVKHQVEVIVRRTKFRLRKAEERAHILRGLVKALDMLDEVIALIRRSPSADEARAGLIELLDVDEVQAVAILDMQLRRLAALERQKIVDELARIEAEIADLKDILEKPERQRQIIADELTEVVGKYGDDRRTQIIPFDGDVSIEDLIAVEDVVVTITRTGYAKRTKTDLYRSQKRGGKGVQGATLKQDDIVQHFFVCSTHDWILFFTNKGRVYRAKAYDLPEANRNARGQHVANLLAFQPDEQIASVIQIKDYQVAPYLVLATRKGLVKKTKLADFDSNRSGGLIGVNLREGDELVGAVLVSAEDDLLLVSSDGQSIRFHATDEALRPMGRATSGVLGMRFNDGDELLGINVVAPDKFLLVATDGGYAKRTPIEDYPIQGRGGKGVLTIQHDQRRGRLVAALIVDVDDELYAITSSGGVIRTPAEQVRKAGRQTKGVRLMNLGEGTTLLAVARNADEPSDVNGAAGGDDTQEPQE
- a CDS encoding hemerythrin domain-containing protein, with translation MSDDVVELILNDHRRFEELMRGLRDKTSDRAKLRDDLSQLLVAHGEAEEREVYPQLAKKASEDDEVEHGEEEHAEINKALLEFLEVEDLDSDDYDEKLEELAEVLNHHVNEEEQTLLNDAREELPQSERDKLGAAFLVARDTLLKTNCGRVENVRLVVEKTKDRID
- a CDS encoding DUF3566 domain-containing protein, with product MTPSDKPDNHGSNGTAAGPATPPWQRVAKDEGNGSAPATPAGGTPAASPGTPAAPGHSESGSEATVSEKWPVATETTQAQPAAAPPPVQYDHNPPSGEQPLATGSATSRLFGGDSGDGGAPSAAARPGGAKRPAPTALRRPGRGPRRASLQIKRFDPWSVLKLSLVLGVAMFFVWLVAVGVLYTVLDGMGVWEKLNGTYTSLVQGEGTTTAAEPLISAGRVFGIAAIIGAINIVLLSALATVSAFIYNVSADLAGGLEVTLSERE
- a CDS encoding DLW-39 family protein, which produces MKKLLALAVVAAGVLFVVKRNKDAKAEADLWREATAPTGKPLGAVSTNGSAPAKTSDAANN
- a CDS encoding CsbD family protein, with product MTNRDEQQEGVKGAVEDVKGRVKETAGTFLGNDDLQREGQAQQDKGRSQQEVADKEDELRRAKDQASIDEARQRAEQ